The Novosphingobium aromaticivorans DSM 12444 genome segment CGTCAATGGGCTGTGCTGCCTGTCTGCATCGCTCGACATCCTTCGCGCGATAGCCGAAGGCCGGGGGCCGAGCCGCTTCGTCATCGCGCTCGGCTATGCCGGATGGGGCGGCGGCCAGCTCGAGGGCGAGATGCGCCGCCACGGCTGGTATGCGGCGCAGGGCCGTCCGGAAATCCTGTTCGAGACACCCACAGGTCGCCGCTGGACCCAGGCATGGAAGCGTGAGGGCATCGACCCCGCCCACCTCGTCGGCCAGACGGGTAGCGCCTGAGGAACAGGGAAGGCCCGCAGTTGCAAGGCCGCTCAAAGCCCTCTACATAACCCCCAACATCGAGAGTTGGGGTGACGCTCCAACGCCAACCTGCCGTTCCGGGCAAGGTGGTACCCGATCCGCAAGGCGGCCCCGGCCGAATTGCGAAAGGGGATGTGGCCGATCCGGCAACCAAACGGACACGGACACCTTGCAGCGTCTTCCCCACCAGATTGCAGGAAGACGCAGAAGTGCCGATCAGGATTGCCGACAATCTCCCCGCCCGCCGCACGCTGGAAGCCGAGGGCGTGATCGTGATGAGCGAGACCGAGGCCGCACGCCAGGACATCCGGCCGATGCGCATCGCCCTTCTCAACCTGATGCCCGACAAGATCACCACCGAAACGCAGATCGCCCGTCTTCTCGGCGCGACGCCGCTGCAGGTGGATCTCGAACTGGTCCGCATTTCCGACCACGTCAGCAAGAACACCTCGGCGGGGCACATCTCGGCCTTCTACCGTCCGTGGGATGACGTCCGCGCCGAGAAGTATGACGGCCTGATCGTCACCGGCGCGCCGGTCGAGACGATCCCATACGAGGAAGTGAGCTACTGGGACGAGTTGCGGCGCATTTTCGACTGGTCGCAGAGCAACGTTCACCGCACTCTGTCGGTCTGCTGGGGCGCCATGGCTGCGCTCTATCACTTCCATGGCATCGAAAAGCACGGCCTGCCGACCAAGGCGTCCGGCGTGTTCCGTCATGTCAATCATGCCCCCGCGAGCCCGTGGATGCGGGGTTTGCCCGACGTGTTCGACGTGCCCGTCTCGCGCTGGAGCGAGGTCCGCCGCGAGGACCTGCCCGAAGGGCGGGGCTTGTCGGTGCTGGCCGACAGCGCCGAGACCGGGCTGTGCCTGATTGACGATCCGGCCATGCGCACGCTGCATATGTTCAACCATCTCGAGTACGACACGCTCACCCTTGCAGGCGAATATGCGCGGGATGAAGGCAAGTATCTTCCGCGCAACTATTTCCCCGGCGATGACC includes the following:
- the metA gene encoding homoserine O-succinyltransferase, whose amino-acid sequence is MPIRIADNLPARRTLEAEGVIVMSETEAARQDIRPMRIALLNLMPDKITTETQIARLLGATPLQVDLELVRISDHVSKNTSAGHISAFYRPWDDVRAEKYDGLIVTGAPVETIPYEEVSYWDELRRIFDWSQSNVHRTLSVCWGAMAALYHFHGIEKHGLPTKASGVFRHVNHAPASPWMRGLPDVFDVPVSRWSEVRREDLPEGRGLSVLADSAETGLCLIDDPAMRTLHMFNHLEYDTLTLAGEYARDEGKYLPRNYFPGDDPQAMPANTWRGHGHLLYGNWINETYQTTPYDLADIGR